A stretch of Episyrphus balteatus chromosome 2, idEpiBalt1.1, whole genome shotgun sequence DNA encodes these proteins:
- the LOC129908592 gene encoding carbonic anhydrase 1-like — protein sequence MVEYSVCYIMDHFIYSAISSLASFAYDHPLVTLILSVIITITMGYGNFSKLLCVSQNTQPDYDYESERGPHSWETSGTENQSPIDIKTSLVEKSIIQEQLMWNHYNDIPTKVTMENNGRTVILKAKYAANIPTISGADLFHSYSFESLCFHWGYSNTEGSEHTIDGRKYAMELQATHKSEPMLPCLTNLHSLIIAYVFQVAAYNPFFDPIVLNLHRIKEPGTIVEIPPFPLAWLCYQFKSGFFSYGGSNSIPPCDEGVEWFINPEPIAIGENQLMEFRSLLSSDGSSRIIRNSRPVQCLNTNRIVHYNNYERSDSLCSCDSQQQLSNANESDN from the exons ATGGTTGAATATTCAGTCTGTTACATTATGGACCATTTCATCTATTCTGCAATTTCTTCTTTAGCAAGTTTCGCTTATGATCATCCTTTGGTGACGCTTATTTTAAGTGTCATTATAACCATAACGATGGGTtatggaaatttttcaaaacttttatgcGTTTCCCAAAATACCCAACCGGATTATGATTATGAATCAGAGAGAGGACCTCATTCCTGGGAAACTTCGGGTACAGAAAATCAATCTCCGATTGATATCAAAAcaagtttggttgaaaaatcaattattcAAGAACAATTGATGTGGAATCACTACAATGATATTCCAACAAAGGTTACAATGGAAAATAATGGTCGAAcag TAATATTGAAAGCAAAATATGCTGCCAATATTCCAACAATTAGTGGAGCTGATTTGTTTCATAGCTACAGTTTTGAGTCACTTTGCTTTCATTGGGGTTATTCAAATACTGAAGGCTCTGAACATACTATTGACGGTAGAAAATATGCAATGGAATTACAA gcAACTCATAAGAGCGAACCGATGTTGCCATGTCTAACAAACTTACATAGCCTTATTATTGCCTATGTTTTTCAG GTTGCTGCTTATAATCCATTTTTTGATCCTATTGTTCTTAACCTGCATCGCATTAAAGAGCCTGGAACCATTGTTGAAATTCCTCCATTTCCCTTAGCATGGTTGTGTTATCAATTCAAATCTGGATTCTTTAGTTATGGTGGATCAAATAGCATTCCACCTTGTGACGAAGGCGTTGAATGGTTTATTAATCCTGAACCAATTGCTATTGGAGAAAATCAA CTTATGGAGTTTAGATCGCTTCTTTCATCGGATGGTTCATCGAGAATTATTAGAAATTCAAGACCAGTTCAGTGTTTGAATACTAATCGTATTGTCCATTACAATAATTACGAAAGAAGCGATAGTTTGTGTTCGTGTGATTCACAACAACAATTATCAAATGCTAACGAAAGCGACAATTAA